From Glycine max cultivar Williams 82 chromosome 11, Glycine_max_v4.0, whole genome shotgun sequence, the proteins below share one genomic window:
- the LOC100527069 gene encoding RING/U-box superfamily protein, with amino-acid sequence MGLSNFPISASEGVLPVLVINTVFSVALLKSMFRSMLQVVFGGSAASSSSNIEHDDEISSSSSSRERRVSITQYKSLCHSHDIGGGTSVAMVECCVCLCRFEDNQEVSELPCKHYFHRGCLDKWFEFDNKHSTCPLCRSID; translated from the coding sequence ATGGGCCTCTCAAATTTCCCAATTAGTGCATCTGAAGGGGTGCTACCTGTGCTTGTGATAAACACGGTTTTCTCAGTGGCTTTGTTGAAGAGCATGTTTAGATCCATGCTCCAAGTAGTGTTTGGTGGCAGTGCTGCTAGTAGTTCTTCAAACATTGAACATGATGATGAAATtagttcatcatcatcatcacggGAAAGGAGGGTGTCAATAACTCAGTACAAGTCATTGTGCCACAGTCATGACATAGGAGGAGGAACAAGTGTGGCTATGGTGGAGTGCTGCGTTTGTTTGTGTCGTTTTGAAGACAATCAAGAGGTTAGTGAGTTGCCTTGCAAGCATTACTTCCACAGAGGTTGCTTAGACAAATGGTTTGAGTTTGATAACAAACACAGCACTTGCCCCTTGTGTCGTTCCATCGACTAG
- the LOC100778486 gene encoding uncharacterized protein → MGIITRSSAGRKPSEIMRFFVTTFISIVLGFFIGVSVPTLSITKLNLPSGLLPSIDLSYIEDRYTGRQAWSFMNNGNKRSSSQVQLSNDTSKIWVPSNPRGAERLPPGIVEAESDYYLRRLWGKPSEDLTSRPNYLVTFTVGYDQKNNIDAAVKKFSGNFTILLFHYDGRTTEWDEFEWSKQAIHVSVHKQTKWWYAKRFLHPDIVAPYDYIFIWDEDLGVEHFNAEEYIKLVRKHGLEISQPGLEPNRGLTWQMTKRRGDQEVHKVTEEKPGWCSDPHLPPCAAFVEIMAPVFSRDAWRCVWHMIQNDLVHGWGLDFALRKCVEPAHEKIGVVDSQWIVHQGIPSLGNQGESQTGKAPWQGVRERCRKEWTMFQSRLANAEYAYHNSIGIDTSNSTAH, encoded by the exons ATGGGAATCATCACTCGCAG TTCTGCTGGTAGAAAACCAAGTGAAATTATGAGGTTTTTTGTGACAACTTTTATTAGTATAGTTTTAGGATTCTTTATAGGAGTATCAGTTCCAACATTGTCAATAACAAAG TTGAATCTCCCATCTGGCCTGCTTCCCTCCATTGATCTTTCTTACATCGAAGACAGATATACAGGTCGCCAGGCTTGGTCTTTTATGAATAATGGTAACAAAAGAAGTTCATCGCAGGTTCAATTATCAAATGATACATCAAAG ATTTGGGTTCCATCAAATCCAAGAGGTGCAGAAAGATTACCTCCCGGCATTGTTGAAGCTGAGTCGGACTATTATTTGCGTAGACTGTGGGGTAAGCCCAGTGAG GATCTAACGTCCAGGCCAAATTACCTTGTAACCTTCACTGTTGGCTATGAtcagaaaaataatattgatgcAGCTGTGAAAAAG TTTTCAGGGAACTTCACTATTCTGCTATTTCATTATGATGGCCGAACTACTGAATGGGATGAGTTTGAATGGTCAAAGCAGGCTATTCATGTGAGTGTTCACAAACAGACCAAATG GTGGTATGCCAAGCGGTTTCTGCATCCTGACATTGTGGCACCATATGACTATATATTCATATGGGATGAAGACCTGGGTGTTGAGCATTTTAATGCAGAAGA GTACATAAAACTTGTGAGGAAGCATGGCTTGGAGATTTCACAGCCTGGCTTGGAGCCTAATAGAGGGTTGACATGgcaaatgacaaaaagaagaggTGATCAGGAAGTTCACAA AGTGACAGAGGAGAAACCAGGATGGTGTTCTGACCCTCATTTGCCTCCTTGTGCAGC GTTTGTTGAGATTATGGCTCCAGTGTTCTCGCGAGATGCATGGCGCTGTGTGTGGCATATGATTCAG AATGACTTGGTCCATGGGTGGGGTCTTGATTTTGCTCTTAGAAAATGTGTTGAG CCTGCACATGAGAAGATTGGAGTTGTTGATTCTCAGTGGATTGTTCACCAAGGTATTCCCTCACTAGGGAATCAG GGTGAATCTCAAACAGGGAAAGCGCCATGGCAGGGG GTGAGGGAGCGGTGTAGAAAGGAGTGGACCATGTTCCAGAGTCGGTTGGCAAATGCTGAATACGCGTATCACAACTCCATTGGAATTGATACATCTAATTCCACTGCTCATTAG
- the LOC100779018 gene encoding uncharacterized protein LOC100779018 has product MRRSLVFQQQYYADDGTWMETHQAQQHGYAFHEESSWSSDNNYGHKRFPAAMHMNKLGAFAVDSDLSMSKQKHTKLGGAMRMNRLAAFAMDSDISMSKQRHGKLGRGMHMNMNMLGDFAMDSEMLMSKQKHGKLGGSSGNNIFQEGMHSDHGFGRGYAHHGGGKKLPFAANSSNSHHFSKGGGKFNSGGHHEYFSEESEEYEEAYTEEHVGAITAKVEEMRYQHHNLGGDPCYVNPYDRNNKNWWTAKGI; this is encoded by the coding sequence atgagaagGAGCCTTGTGTTTCAACAGCAATACTATGCTGATGATGGCACATGGATGGAGACTCATCAGGCTCAGCAACATGGCTATGCCTTCCACGAAGAGTCGTCTTGGAGCTCTGATAACAACTACGGCCACAAGCGATTCCCAGCAGCCATGCACATGAACAAGCTTGGTGCTTTTGCTGTGGACTCTGATCTCTCAATGTCAAAACAGAAGCATACCAAGTTAGGAGGAGCCATGCGCATGAACAGGCTTGCTGCTTTTGCTATGGACTCTGACATCTCAATGTCAAAGCAAAGGCATGGCAAGTTAGGAAGAGGCATGCACATGAACATGAACATGCTTGGTGATTTTGCTATGGACTCTGAGATGTTAATGTCAAAGCAGAAGCATGGCAAGTTAGGAGGAAGCTCCggcaataatatttttcaagaaGGCATGCACAGTGACCATGGCTTTGGACGTGGCTATGCACATCATGGGGGTGGCAAAAAGTTACCTTTTGCTGCCAATAGTAGTAACTCTCATCATTTTTCGAAGGGTGGTGGCAAGTTCAATTCTGGTGGGCACCATGAGTATTTCTCGGAGGAAAGCGAGGAGTACGAGGAGGCTTATACCGAGGAGCATGTTGGTGCAATCACAGCTAAGGTGGAAGAAATGAGATATCAGCACCATAACTTGGGTGGGGATCCTTGCTATGTCAATCCCTATGACAGGAATAACAAGAACTGGTGGACAGCAAAGGGGATCTAA
- the LOC100500405 gene encoding uncharacterized protein LOC100500405 encodes MAYQMQMQKQNLRYRGWCPSNDYQVHEVIGPALLRKGLDRPRHQKGRVAFKTDLEESITVAEPTPVPAETETPTTTNHANGFRSVDQKADAFIKQEHRRIELARLKSLGQI; translated from the coding sequence ATGGCATACCAAATGCAAATGCAAAAGCAAAACCTGAGATACCGAGGGTGGTGCCCCTCGAACGATTACCAAGTCCATGAAGTAATAGGGCCTGCACTACTACGCAAGGGCCTTGATCGTCCTCGACATCAGAAGGGTCGCGTGGCGTTCAAAACCGATCTAGAAGAGTCCATAACAGTAGCAGAACCAACCCCTGTGCCTGCAGAAACTGAAACCCCTACTACTACAAACCATGCAAATGGTTTTAGGAGCGTGGACCAAAAAGCTGATGCGTTTATTAAGCAGGAGCATAGAAGGATTGAACTTGCCAGGCTCAAGTCTTTGGGACAAATATAA
- the LOC100780085 gene encoding uncharacterized protein yields MWCAVRDSGGHYCPKKTDDLCGDVCGQESSQVSGMSRVRCILRGVDVKTCIFLFAVVPMCIFGIYLHGQKISYFLRPLWEKPPKPFHVIPHYYNENVSMENLCRLHGWGVREFPRRVYDAVLFSNELEILNLRWRELYPYITQFVLLESNSTFTGRPKPFVFKGNREQFKFVESRLTYGTIGGRFKKGENPFVEEAYQRVALDQLLKIAGITDDDLLIMSDVDEIPSAHTINLLRWCDDVPSVLHLQLKNYLYSFEFLMDDGSWRASVHRYQSGKTRYAHYRQSDNLLADAGWHCSFCFRHISDFIFKMKAYSHNDRVRFSHYLNPKRIQDVICKGADLFDMLPEEYTFKEIIGKMGPIPHSYSAVHLPAYLLENAQKYKFLLPGNCLRESR; encoded by the exons ATGTGGTGTGCGGTGAGAGATTCCGGTGGCCATTACTGCCCTAAGAAGACCGATGATTTATGCGGCGACGTTTGTGGCCAG GAGTCAAGTCAAGTATCGGGCATGTCAAGAGTGCGCTGCATTTTACGCGGCGTGGATGTAAAAAcctgcatatttctttttgctGTTGTGCCAATGTGCATCTTTGGAATATACTTGCATGGACAGAAAATCTCCTACTTCCTGCGGCCACTATGGGAGAAACCACCCAAGCCTTTCCATGTCATTCCACATTACTACAACGAAAATGTGTCGATGGAGAATCTCTGCAGACTTCACGGCTGGGGAGTCCGTGAGTTCCCGAGACGTGTGTATGACGCTGTGTTGTTCAGTAACGAATTGGAAATACTAAACTTGCGCTGGAGAGAGTTGTATCCTTACATAACACAGTTTGTTCTCCTTGAGTCAAATTCCACATTTACTGGTAGGCCAAAACCTTTTGTCTTCAAAGGCAACCGGGAGCAGTTCAAATTTGTGGAGTCTCGGTTAACTTATGGAACTATTGGTGGGAGGTTTAAGAAAGGAGAAAACCCGTTTGTTGAGGAGGCGTATCAGCGAGTGGCATTGGACCAACTCCTTAAGATAGCTGGTATTACAGATGATGACTTGTTGATTATGTCAGATGTTGACGAGATTCCGAGTGCTCACACTATTAACCTCTTGAGGTGGTGTGACGACGTGCCTTCAGTCCTTCATCTTCAGCTGAAGAACTATCTATACTCCTTTGAGTTTCTCATGGATGATGGCAGCTGGAGAGCTTCTGTTCACAGATATCAGAGTGGTAAGACTAGGTATGCACATTACCGCCAGTCCGATAACTTATTGGCGGATGCTGGTTGGCATTGCAGCTTTTGCTTCCGCCATATCAGCGATTTCATCTTTAAGATGAAAGCGTACAGTCATAACGACAGAGTCAGATTCTCCCATTATTTAAATCCCAAGAGAATTCAAGATGTAATCTGCAAAGGGGCTGATTTATTTGATATGCTACCAGAGGAATACACTTTCAAGGAAATCATTGGTAAAATGGGACCAATACCCCATTCCTATTCTGCAGTTCATCTTCCTGCTTATCTACTGGAAAATGCACAGAAGTACAAATTTCTGTTGCCTGGGAATTGCTTGAGAGAGTCCAGATGA
- the LOC100779546 gene encoding GATA zinc finger domain-containing protein 14: MGRNHFQQQQHCADESMWMESQGQQQSYALHEDSWSSDNNYGHNHKQFPGMHMNMNNHNNRLGAFAAVDSDLSMQKHHHGNVGGAMHMNNRHGGKLGGGMFQDHGFGHGCYAQGGRKFPFGGHHHGNNNASHHEYFSEESKKYEESYAEEHVGRVTAKVDEMRYERHNWGGGDTRYANPYGRNNMNHKPHKFQWTAKGV; encoded by the coding sequence ATGGGGAGGAACCATTTTCAGCAGCAGCAACACTGTGCTGATGAGAGCATGTGGATGGAGAGTCAGGGTCAGCAGCAGAGCTATGCCCTCCACGAAGATTCTTGGAGCTCTGATAACAACTATGGCCACAACCACAAGCAATTCCCAGGCATGCACATGAACATGAACAACCACAACAACAGGCTTGGTGCTTTTGCTGCTGTGGACTCTGACCTCTCCATGCAAAAACATCATCATGGCAACGTAGGAGGAGCCATGCACATGAACAACAGGCATGGTGGCAAGTTAGGAGGAGGCATGTTTCAAGACCATGGCTTTGGACATGGTTGTTATGCACAGGGTGGCAGAAAGTTCCCTTTTGGTGGTCATCATCATGGTAATAATAACGCCTCTCATCATGAGTATTTTTCGGAGGAATCCAAGAAGTACGAGGAGTCTTATGCAGAGGAGCATGTTGGCAGAGTCACGGCTAAGGTGGATGAAATGAGATATGAGCGTCATAACTGGGGTGGTGGGGATACTCGCTATGCCAATCCCTATGGAAGGAACAACATGAATCATAAACCCCACAAATTTCAGTGGACAGCAAAGGGGGTCTAA